In Agrobacterium tumefaciens, one genomic interval encodes:
- a CDS encoding type II toxin-antitoxin system ParD family antitoxin has product MATMNVSLPDPMKDWVEAQAKTGRYSNASDYVRDLIRRDQARTDKIAEMQRFVDDGIESGVGNQSSDELFAAAKARAKISSDRD; this is encoded by the coding sequence ATGGCGACGATGAATGTATCCCTACCAGACCCCATGAAAGACTGGGTTGAAGCGCAAGCCAAGACCGGCAGATACTCCAATGCGAGCGATTACGTTAGAGATTTGATACGCAGAGACCAGGCTCGTACGGACAAGATTGCCGAGATGCAGCGCTTTGTGGACGACGGTATTGAAAGCGGCGTTGGAAACCAATCGTCGGATGAGCTGTTTGCTGCAGCCAAAGCGCGAGCAAAGATCAGCAGCGATCGCGACTGA
- a CDS encoding type II toxin-antitoxin system RelE/ParE family toxin, protein MPFNLSVQAEEDIVSIAEEGIRVFGALVAKRYHDELFALFELIAANPRMARERNEISPPVRIHPFKAHLIVYRTIENGSILVIRIRHGHEDWGGDPF, encoded by the coding sequence ATGCCGTTTAACCTCTCGGTACAAGCGGAAGAGGATATCGTTTCCATCGCGGAAGAAGGCATCCGCGTTTTCGGAGCACTTGTTGCCAAACGATATCACGATGAGCTCTTTGCCTTGTTCGAACTCATTGCCGCCAACCCACGAATGGCGCGCGAGCGCAATGAGATTTCTCCGCCTGTCAGGATACATCCTTTCAAAGCTCACCTCATCGTTTACCGCACCATCGAGAACGGAAGCATACTTGTAATCCGTATCCGGCATGGCCATGAGGATTGGGGAGGAGATCCCTTCTAA
- a CDS encoding type II toxin-antitoxin system Phd/YefM family antitoxin, whose translation MATTSLTSRELNHDVGRAKKAAEAGPVVITDRGRPSHVLMTYGEFERLTGKRHNLVDALSMPGLSNIDFDPSRSVIATREVDLS comes from the coding sequence ATGGCTACGACTAGCTTGACCAGCCGCGAACTGAATCATGATGTTGGCAGAGCGAAAAAAGCTGCTGAGGCAGGGCCTGTCGTCATCACCGATCGAGGCAGACCTTCGCATGTGTTGATGACGTACGGTGAGTTTGAGCGTCTGACAGGTAAGCGTCACAATCTTGTCGATGCGCTTTCAATGCCAGGATTGTCGAATATCGATTTCGATCCGTCTCGGTCGGTCATTGCAACTCGCGAAGTTGATCTCTCTTGA
- a CDS encoding type II toxin-antitoxin system VapC family toxin has translation MKYLLDTNVVCELRKVGDGKADLNVTTWLGAQDSRDLYISAITILELERGILSIQRRDIEQGSRLRTWMDRRVRPEFAERIISIDEAIATRCAHLHIPDRRNEADALIAASAVVHGLVVVTRNIQDFQGTGVVLVDPWRA, from the coding sequence TTGAAATACTTGCTCGACACAAACGTTGTCTGCGAACTCCGTAAAGTGGGTGACGGTAAAGCTGATCTGAACGTGACGACCTGGTTAGGTGCGCAGGATTCTCGTGATCTGTATATTTCTGCCATAACAATTTTAGAGCTCGAGCGTGGCATACTCAGCATCCAGCGCCGTGACATCGAGCAGGGTTCTCGCTTACGAACGTGGATGGATAGGCGAGTTCGCCCGGAGTTCGCTGAGCGCATCATCTCTATCGATGAAGCAATTGCGACGCGATGTGCTCACTTGCATATTCCGGATCGCCGCAATGAAGCAGATGCACTCATCGCGGCGTCAGCTGTCGTGCATGGGCTAGTGGTTGTCACACGCAACATTCAAGATTTCCAAGGTACAGGCGTTGTTCTCGTAGACCCATGGCGTGCCTAA
- a CDS encoding LysR family transcriptional regulator translates to MDTINDINLRLFQTFLVVASEGSFRLAGEKLNRAHSAVSVQIRQLEEQLQVKLFERTTRSVKLTEEGTKLQESLRKAHYEILHGLREIREAADLKRGQLSLASSSHVASVHLPPVLTQFVSEFPEVAVTIRELTSTDLYAALRKHEVDFAIGPHGTDQAFDFSPILVEPLHAVVHPRFLDPTKKTVTWREIAHFPILLPAPQTAMRRIVDHVLHDNGLVETNRYQFIQAETIIAMAEAGLGIAVQPSTRLAKHPPQTARVMTLTEPHIRRAMSLIRLKNRELSPAARHLADTIVREVRRVTDYVEGEKFYTP, encoded by the coding sequence GTGGATACGATCAATGACATCAATCTGCGACTATTCCAGACCTTTCTGGTCGTGGCCAGCGAAGGAAGCTTTCGACTGGCTGGCGAGAAGCTCAACCGCGCCCATTCAGCCGTCAGTGTCCAGATCCGTCAATTGGAGGAGCAGCTTCAAGTGAAGCTTTTCGAGCGTACGACACGCAGCGTCAAATTGACGGAAGAAGGCACCAAACTGCAAGAAAGTCTGCGAAAGGCCCATTACGAGATCCTGCATGGGCTTCGCGAGATACGCGAGGCCGCAGACCTGAAGCGCGGGCAGCTATCACTCGCCAGCTCCTCCCATGTCGCATCCGTCCATCTGCCTCCTGTCTTGACGCAGTTCGTCAGCGAGTTTCCGGAAGTGGCGGTAACAATCCGGGAGCTGACCTCGACCGATCTCTACGCCGCGCTACGTAAACATGAAGTCGATTTCGCGATCGGTCCACATGGAACGGACCAAGCGTTCGACTTCAGTCCCATACTGGTCGAGCCGCTGCATGCGGTAGTTCACCCGCGCTTCTTGGATCCAACGAAGAAGACCGTGACCTGGCGAGAGATCGCTCATTTCCCGATCCTTCTGCCTGCGCCGCAAACGGCAATGCGGCGGATCGTCGATCATGTCCTGCACGACAACGGATTGGTCGAGACAAACCGATACCAGTTCATTCAGGCCGAGACGATTATCGCCATGGCAGAAGCGGGACTAGGCATCGCCGTCCAGCCCAGCACGAGGCTTGCCAAACACCCGCCACAGACCGCGCGGGTGATGACCCTAACGGAACCACATATCCGACGGGCCATGTCGCTGATCCGGCTGAAGAACCGCGAACTGTCACCAGCCGCGCGGCATCTGGCCGATACCATCGTTCGTGAAGTCCGTCGTGTTACCGACTATGTAGAAGGAGAAAAGTTTTATACTCCTTGA
- a CDS encoding tripartite tricarboxylate transporter substrate binding protein: MKRRTLLGCGAAFVAAQPFAFGTARANAYPSETINYIVAFGVGGGSDIVARTMAKVIDEKKLIPVKMLVENRPGGSGAVGYSYISSRKGNPYYLGGVGVSFFTTPLLGKMPLSYKDFTPLAAIARSPYILAVLADSKIKSIDDLKSAKGLTIGSAGAVSDPALLSHLLNKQLGSSIKVVPYDGEGEVMAAVLGKHLDLLFGNPNEILEQVNAGKMRALAVTSAERMGSLPEVPSFKELGHDIIHTQLRGIIMPKDVPAEAVSYWEGVMKTVAESPEWRSQYVDRFNEIPLFLDSKQFGEEIVATSQRYETLMRELGLIK, from the coding sequence ATGAAACGCCGTACGCTTCTCGGGTGCGGCGCGGCCTTTGTCGCGGCACAGCCGTTTGCCTTCGGCACGGCGAGAGCCAATGCCTATCCGAGCGAGACTATCAATTATATCGTCGCCTTCGGCGTCGGCGGCGGCAGCGATATCGTCGCGCGCACCATGGCCAAGGTGATCGACGAGAAGAAGCTCATTCCGGTCAAGATGCTGGTGGAAAACCGGCCGGGCGGCTCGGGCGCTGTCGGCTATTCCTACATCAGTTCCCGTAAGGGCAATCCCTATTATCTCGGCGGTGTCGGCGTCAGCTTCTTCACCACGCCGCTGCTCGGCAAGATGCCGCTGAGCTACAAGGACTTCACCCCGCTCGCCGCGATCGCGCGCTCGCCCTACATCCTGGCTGTGCTCGCCGATTCCAAGATCAAGTCGATCGATGACCTCAAGAGCGCCAAGGGGCTGACCATCGGTTCGGCCGGTGCGGTCTCCGACCCGGCACTTCTATCGCATCTCCTCAACAAGCAGCTCGGCAGCTCGATCAAGGTCGTGCCCTATGACGGCGAGGGCGAGGTGATGGCGGCGGTGCTCGGCAAGCATCTCGATCTTCTGTTCGGAAATCCCAACGAGATCCTCGAACAGGTCAATGCCGGCAAGATGCGGGCGCTGGCGGTGACATCGGCGGAACGGATGGGCTCTCTTCCGGAGGTTCCAAGTTTCAAGGAACTCGGTCATGATATCATCCATACCCAGCTCCGCGGCATCATCATGCCCAAGGACGTTCCGGCGGAAGCGGTCTCCTATTGGGAAGGTGTGATGAAAACCGTGGCGGAAAGCCCGGAATGGCGCAGCCAGTACGTCGACCGGTTCAACGAAATACCGCTCTTCCTCGACAGCAAGCAGTTCGGCGAGGAAATCGTCGCAACCTCGCAGCGTTACGAGACGCTTATGCGCGAGCTCGGCCTAATCAAGTGA
- a CDS encoding tripartite tricarboxylate transporter TctB family protein, with the protein MIPLRSFDLGLSAIFGLLGLYMIWQGSGYGYQEGSVPSAGFFPVWIGAGLALFSALNFLKVIRQSDLLGSVERMEVVRVGLVSLALVAFVLLSQFIGMLVASMPLMIAIGCIFGARDARSIAAASAIAVGMAFILYLVFGVVLAIPLL; encoded by the coding sequence ATGATACCCTTACGTTCATTCGATCTTGGTCTTTCAGCGATCTTCGGCCTGCTCGGCCTCTACATGATCTGGCAGGGAAGCGGTTATGGCTACCAGGAGGGTTCCGTGCCCTCTGCCGGCTTCTTCCCCGTCTGGATCGGGGCGGGGCTGGCGCTCTTTTCCGCGCTCAATTTCCTCAAGGTCATCAGGCAGTCGGATCTTCTCGGCAGCGTCGAGCGGATGGAGGTGGTCCGGGTCGGGCTGGTCAGTCTGGCACTGGTCGCTTTCGTCCTGCTCTCCCAGTTTATCGGCATGCTGGTCGCCTCTATGCCGCTGATGATCGCCATCGGCTGTATCTTCGGCGCCCGCGACGCCCGCTCGATTGCGGCCGCCAGCGCTATCGCCGTCGGAATGGCCTTCATACTCTATCTCGTGTTCGGCGTGGTTCTCGCCATCCCGCTGCTCTGA
- a CDS encoding TctA subunit of the tripartite Tricarboxylate transport(TTT) family protein — protein sequence MLESWHLLAEGLVAASQPSVLAAIMVGAIIGLFIGALPGLGPTAGVAILLPVAVSFDGTAAIAALGAVYYGAQYGGAVTAILLGIPGDASATMTVIDGHKLARNGKAGAALGLSIAASFIGGLIGLILLTAFATTIAQAAIAFGPIEMTALMIFSLSLVSVLGGRDLNKAMMSLFAGLFIGTIGLDPMVGLPRFDFGEVRLFDGIEFSIIAVGLFGLAEMYATPPSIGKPQENNRFRFRELLPDVRGTLQCWRELGSGSLIGFFIGILPGAGATAATMISYAFAKRTSKHPERFGNGAMEGVAAPEAANNSAAYGNMIPMFALGIPGSGTTAVLMGGLLMIGLQPGPMLFQTQSEFVWTIFGSFYIGNLALVAITIVLTPVLATCAFVRPSYLFPAVIAIIAFGIFGINNSMFEVALVIGFGVLGYLMMKLDYPPVPLVLGMILGPILERGIRRTLVASDGDVSVFFKSPIALVVLLITVVLLVSPWLFKNRASKEHHLDEPQAKKIG from the coding sequence ATGCTAGAATCATGGCACTTGCTTGCCGAGGGATTGGTCGCAGCATCGCAACCCTCCGTTCTCGCCGCCATCATGGTCGGCGCCATCATCGGGCTTTTCATTGGCGCCCTGCCGGGGCTCGGGCCAACCGCCGGCGTGGCAATCCTGCTGCCGGTCGCCGTCAGCTTTGACGGTACGGCGGCGATTGCGGCACTCGGAGCCGTCTATTACGGCGCCCAATATGGCGGCGCGGTCACCGCAATCCTGCTCGGCATTCCGGGCGATGCTTCCGCGACCATGACCGTCATCGATGGCCACAAGCTGGCACGAAACGGCAAGGCCGGCGCGGCACTCGGCTTGAGTATTGCCGCCTCCTTCATCGGCGGCCTGATCGGCCTCATCTTGCTTACCGCTTTTGCCACGACCATTGCCCAGGCCGCGATCGCCTTCGGGCCGATAGAGATGACCGCGCTGATGATCTTCTCGCTGTCGCTCGTCAGCGTGCTCGGCGGCCGCGACCTCAACAAGGCGATGATGTCGCTGTTTGCCGGCCTCTTCATCGGCACGATCGGGCTCGATCCGATGGTTGGCCTGCCGCGTTTCGATTTCGGCGAGGTCCGGCTGTTCGACGGTATCGAATTTTCCATCATCGCTGTCGGCCTGTTCGGTCTGGCGGAAATGTATGCGACGCCGCCTTCGATCGGAAAGCCGCAGGAGAACAACCGGTTCCGCTTCCGTGAACTTCTGCCCGATGTGCGCGGCACGCTGCAATGCTGGCGTGAACTGGGCTCCGGCTCGCTGATCGGCTTCTTCATCGGCATCCTGCCCGGCGCCGGCGCGACCGCGGCCACGATGATCTCCTACGCCTTCGCCAAGCGCACCTCGAAACATCCCGAACGCTTCGGCAATGGCGCTATGGAAGGTGTTGCGGCTCCCGAAGCCGCCAATAACAGCGCCGCCTATGGCAACATGATCCCGATGTTCGCGCTCGGCATTCCGGGGTCCGGCACGACGGCGGTGCTGATGGGCGGCCTGTTGATGATCGGCCTGCAGCCCGGCCCGATGCTGTTCCAGACACAGTCGGAATTCGTCTGGACCATTTTCGGCAGCTTCTACATCGGCAATCTGGCGCTGGTCGCAATCACTATCGTCCTGACCCCGGTGCTCGCCACCTGTGCCTTCGTACGTCCGAGCTACCTGTTCCCGGCCGTCATCGCCATCATCGCCTTCGGCATTTTCGGCATCAACAATTCGATGTTCGAGGTGGCTCTGGTGATCGGCTTCGGCGTCCTGGGCTACCTGATGATGAAGCTGGACTACCCGCCGGTACCGCTCGTCCTCGGCATGATCCTCGGCCCGATCCTCGAGCGTGGCATTCGCCGCACCCTGGTCGCTTCGGATGGAGATGTCTCCGTCTTCTTCAAGAGTCCGATCGCGCTCGTCGTTCTGCTGATCACAGTCGTGCTCCTGGTTTCACCTTGGCTGTTCAAAAACCGCGCGAGCAAGGAACACCATTTGGACGAGCCGCAGGCCAAGAAAATCGGCTGA
- a CDS encoding flagellar biosynthesis protein FlgA, which produces MVYHHLYANFAKASEVRVGIIGAGNYGTAIVTQAPVTPRLNVVAVADISIDAARGAYEKAGFDMAKVAYAGTADEAKCEIARGNSIFTDKPELIGAIGAVDIVCECSGVPEASVRYAVQAIEAGKHVAMVTKDCDVAVGPMLKRIAKEAGVIYTPVDGDQHGLLIQFYEWAKSVGLTVISGGKATDGEFVYDEAAGTVSIKTDKKIHEPYVETVAVSDEDRKWLAMIPEGQAAEYVAKRKDILARLPQPGAYDLCEITVAANYTGMKPAVDTLVHAALRITEIPVAYAEIANGGLFGQVDTIDLATCLRRPDESGLGGGVFLVVRCDNAYSNHVLVTKGQIPNYDETTAVIYRPYHLCGVETSTSLLMAGLLGIDTGSEDYRPRYDLVKVAARDIKAGEVFGNDHSPMLKARIVPAVPVALENPACAHLLTGNRAKVDIPAGTLITYDMVEEPQASSLWEMRRLQDRTFLAAQ; this is translated from the coding sequence ATGGTTTATCACCATCTTTACGCAAACTTCGCCAAGGCTTCCGAAGTGCGGGTCGGCATTATCGGCGCGGGCAATTACGGCACGGCCATCGTCACCCAGGCGCCCGTTACGCCGCGGTTGAATGTCGTTGCCGTCGCCGACATTTCGATCGATGCGGCGCGCGGCGCCTATGAGAAGGCGGGCTTCGACATGGCCAAGGTTGCCTATGCCGGAACGGCAGATGAGGCCAAATGCGAAATTGCGCGCGGCAATTCCATCTTTACCGACAAGCCGGAACTCATCGGTGCCATCGGTGCCGTCGATATCGTCTGCGAGTGCAGCGGCGTGCCGGAGGCGAGCGTCAGATATGCCGTGCAGGCGATCGAGGCCGGCAAGCATGTGGCGATGGTGACGAAGGATTGCGACGTTGCCGTCGGCCCGATGCTGAAGCGGATCGCCAAGGAAGCGGGCGTCATCTACACGCCGGTCGATGGCGACCAGCACGGGCTGCTGATCCAGTTCTACGAATGGGCGAAATCGGTCGGCCTGACGGTGATTTCCGGCGGCAAGGCGACCGATGGCGAATTCGTCTATGACGAGGCGGCCGGCACGGTCTCGATCAAGACCGACAAGAAGATCCATGAGCCCTATGTCGAGACGGTTGCCGTCTCCGATGAGGATCGCAAGTGGCTCGCCATGATCCCCGAAGGACAGGCCGCCGAATACGTCGCCAAGCGCAAGGACATTCTGGCACGCCTGCCGCAACCTGGCGCCTATGATCTCTGCGAAATCACCGTCGCGGCCAATTATACCGGCATGAAGCCTGCGGTCGACACGCTCGTCCATGCGGCCCTTCGCATCACCGAAATCCCGGTCGCCTATGCGGAAATCGCCAATGGTGGGCTCTTCGGACAGGTCGATACGATCGACCTCGCCACCTGCCTCAGGCGCCCGGATGAATCCGGGCTCGGCGGCGGCGTCTTTCTCGTCGTCCGGTGCGACAATGCCTATTCCAACCATGTCCTTGTGACCAAGGGCCAGATCCCGAACTATGACGAGACGACGGCAGTCATCTACCGCCCCTATCACCTTTGCGGCGTGGAGACTTCGACCTCGCTGCTCATGGCGGGCCTGCTCGGCATCGATACGGGCTCGGAGGACTACCGGCCCCGCTACGATCTCGTCAAAGTCGCGGCGCGCGACATCAAGGCGGGCGAAGTCTTCGGCAATGACCATAGCCCGATGTTGAAGGCACGAATCGTCCCGGCGGTACCCGTCGCGCTTGAGAACCCCGCCTGCGCCCATCTTCTGACCGGCAATCGCGCCAAGGTGGATATCCCGGCCGGCACGTTGATTACCTATGACATGGTGGAGGAGCCGCAGGCTTCGTCGCTTTGGGAGATGCGCAGGCTTCAGGACCGCACCTTCCTGGCCGCGCAGTGA